A stretch of the Musa acuminata AAA Group cultivar baxijiao chromosome BXJ2-7, Cavendish_Baxijiao_AAA, whole genome shotgun sequence genome encodes the following:
- the LOC103981123 gene encoding GBF-interacting protein 1 isoform X4: MNGGGARVSIPPSVRRTIQNIKEIAGHHTDEDIYSMLKECAMDPNETAQKLLLQDTFHEVKRKRDKRNGNVREHSDRRWRPGALGRGGGRGHQNFSNRYLSNDVADSRNITSGKENGAEQGPDKDNTSFLPIATGKGNKSTTFISSTVSGITNSRNETDMLLSSQGCLSQVSSDSTITSREECSAKTNLVTVPSPVGCSPGKLGTIMHVIQCGETVVEMVTNKVVCDAVSPLMGKGSKEMSSSYVNREIQVKSKGSEANQLTGASEAAFSSSEMGPTGSRSSNYGNHSQQPVGSQKAVVPNKEWKPKSAHTDHTQASGIAGNYDVPMMGNAVSQSVSVPASCSVEREETISKLEKKLDEVQLSVRQHVIIPDHLQVTGSERHGLSFGSFDACFNVDFANGDKCDKSATQLSGSLQENEENVEQPSSCIHIASSASQEDHPDHIQSPRQMPENYSSREAGIYGTSATKEYGQAKQEPVIAPEDPKIPVVPSISMNSTFGLAPQMFGNQFVPFWSSEPGACDTNLPNFVNGSSVILSTAGSTPLATQAVGAMQSSGVVSQQPVPIFRQTAGVHLSHYPISYGQYFSPFYVPPPALHPFLSSVAFPQQPHFGSMYPHPGTAAAAAPVKFSLSQYKPGTNISSSAFIGIPAGYGSYNSTPTCYTYSPVVSSGNSTSKEDLNSTQFKENNIYSSEQQQSEGSAAWILAPGQDNSSLQTATTFYGMPPHMTLAPTQTGHGALGGIYHPASAAVHPLVQQSQAAAGAVEMVGPAAGVYQQPQHAQINWTGDY; this comes from the exons ATGAACGGCGGCGGCGCTAGGGTTTCGATCCCGCCGAGCGTGCGGCGGACGATCCAGAACATCAAGGAGATCGCCGGCCACCACACTGACGAAGATATTTACTCGATGCTAAAGGAGTGCGCCATGGATCCCAACGAGACCGCCCAGAAGCTCCTCCTCCAGG ACACTTTTCATGAGGTGAAAAGGAAGCGCGATAAGAGAAATGGG AATGTGAGAGAGCATTCAGATCGTAGATGGAGGCCAGGGGCATTAGGGCGAGGAGGTGGCAGAGGTCACCAAAACTTTTCTAACCGCTACTTATCCAATG ATGTTGCTGACAGTAGAAACATTACTTCTGGTAAGGAGAATGGAGCGGAACAAGGCCCAGACAAAGACAATACATCTTTTTTACCTATTGCTACTGGCAAAGGGAACAAATCTACAACTTTCATCTCAAG TACTGTATCTGGCATCACAAACAGTCGCAACGAAACAGATATGTTGTTGTCATCTCAGGGATGTTTGTCCCAGGTATCTAGTGATAGTACCATAACCTCAAGGGAAGAATGTTCTGCTAAAACCA ATCTTGTGACTGTGCCATCACCTGTTGGCTGTAGCCCAGGTAAACTGGGTACTATCATGCATGTAATCCAGTGTGGAGAAACAGTTGTTGAAATGGTGACGAACAAGGTTGTGTGCGATGCTGTCTCACCTCTGATGGGAAAAGGGTCCAAAGAAATGAGCAGTTCATATGTAAATCGAGAGATCCAGGTTAAGTCAAAAGGATCTGAAGCAAATCAACTCACAGGTGCTTCTGAAGCTGCATTTTCATCTTCTGAAATGGGACCTACAGGAAGCAGATCATCTAATTATGGTAACCATTCCCAGCAGCCAGTTGGTTCACAGAAAG CAGTTGTTCCTAATAAGGAGTGGAAACCAAAATCAGCACACACGGATCATACCCAGGCATCTGGAATTGCTGGCAATTATGATGTACCTATGATGGGCAATGCTGTCTCTCAGTCAGTATCAGTGCCAGCCTCATGCTCTGTTGAACGGGAGGAAACTATTTCAAAGCTTGAAAAGAAGCTAGATGAAGTGCAACTCTCAGTTAGACAACATGTGATCATTCCTGATCATCTTCAAGTCACAGGCTCTGAAAGACATGGGTTGAGTTTTGGAAGCTTTGATGCCTGTTTCAACGTCGATTTTGCAAATGGCGACAAATGTGACAAGAGTGCTACACAATTATCAGGATCGCTTCAAGAGAATGAAGAAAATGTTGAGCAGCCTTCTTCATG TATTCATATTGCATCCTCAGCTTCTCAAGAAGACCATCCAGATCATATACAATCACCCAGACAGATGCCAGAAAATTATTCATCAAGGGAAGCTGGGATTTATGGCACATCAGCTACAAAAGAGTATGGCCAAGCCAAACAAGAACCTGTTATAGCCCCAGAAGATCCTAAAATTCCAGTTGTTCCATCTATATCCATGAATTCAACATTTGGATTGGCACCGCAAATGTTTGGAAACCAGTTTGTACCCTTCTGGAGCTCCGAGCCTGGGGCATGTGATACTAATCTGCCAAACTTTGTG AATGGGAGCTCTGTTATTTTATCTACAGCTGGGTCAACTCCTCTCGCAACTCAAGCAGTTGGTGCCATGCAGAGTTCTGGTGTTGTTTCCCAGCAACCAGTTCCCATATTTCGGCAAACTGCTGGTGTACATTTATCGCATTATCCAATTTCATATGGTCAATATTTCTCACCATTCTATGTTCCACCTCCTGCCCTTCACCCTTTTCTGAGTAGCGTTGCATTCCCTCAGCAacctcattttggcagcatgtatCCACATCCTGGAACTGCAGCAGCTGCTGCCCCTGTCAAGTTCTCCCTTTCTCAATATAAGCCTGGTACTAACATTAGTAGTTCTGCTTTTATTGGAATCCCAGCGGGTTATGGAAGTTACAACTCCACCCCAACTTGCTACACATATAGTCCTGTTGTGAGTAGTGGTAACTCAACTAGCAAGGAGGATCTCAATTCAACTCAATTCAAAGAAAATAATATCTATAGTTCTGAGCAGCAG CAGAGTGAAGGTTCAGCTGCTTGGATTCTGGCACCTGGGCAGGACAATTCCAGTCTTCAGACTGCTACTACTTTCTACGGTATGCCGCCTCATATGACATTAGCACCCACACAAACTGGCCATGGTGCCTTGGGTGGGATCTACCACCCTGCATCCGCTGCTGTTCATCCTCTTGTCCAGCAGTCTCAGGCTGCGGCTGGAGCAGTAGAAATGGTGGGCCCTGCTGCGGGTGTTTATCAACAGCCACAACATGCACAGATAAATTGGACTGGTGATTATTGA
- the LOC103981123 gene encoding GBF-interacting protein 1 isoform X1 has translation MNGGGARVSIPPSVRRTIQNIKEIAGHHTDEDIYSMLKECAMDPNETAQKLLLQDTFHEVKRKRDKRNGNVREHSDRRWRPGALGRGGGRGHQNFSNRYLSNDVADSRNITSGKENGAEQGPDKDNTSFLPIATGKGNKSTTFISSTVSGITNSRNETDMLLSSQGCLSQVSSDSTITSREECSAKTNLVTVPSPVGCSPGKLGTIMHVIQCGETVVEMVTNKVVCDAVSPLMGKGSKEMSSSYVNREIQVKSKGSEANQLTGASEAAFSSSEMGPTGSRSSNYGNHSQQPVGSQKAVVPNKEWKPKSAHTDHTQASGIAGNYDVPMMGNAVSQSVSVPASCSVEREETISKLEKKLDEVQLSVRQHVIIPDHLQVTGSERHGLSFGSFDACFNVDFANGDKCDKSATQLSGSLQENEENVEQPSSWSDIPLCCIHIASSASQEDHPDHIQSPRQMPENYSSREAGIYGTSATKEYGQAKQEPVIAPEDPKIPVVPSISMNSTFGLAPQMFGNQFVPFWSSEPGACDTNLPNFVNGSSVILSTAGSTPLATQAVGAMQSSGVVSQQPVPIFRQTAGVHLSHYPISYGQYFSPFYVPPPALHPFLSSVAFPQQPHFGSMYPHPGTAAAAAPVKFSLSQYKPGTNISSSAFIGIPAGYGSYNSTPTCYTYSPVVSSGNSTSKEDLNSTQFKENNIYSSEQQQSEGSAAWILAPGQDNSSLQTATTFYGMPPHMTLAPTQTGHGALGGIYHPASAAVHPLVQQSQAAAGAVEMVGPAAGVYQQPQHAQINWTGDY, from the exons ATGAACGGCGGCGGCGCTAGGGTTTCGATCCCGCCGAGCGTGCGGCGGACGATCCAGAACATCAAGGAGATCGCCGGCCACCACACTGACGAAGATATTTACTCGATGCTAAAGGAGTGCGCCATGGATCCCAACGAGACCGCCCAGAAGCTCCTCCTCCAGG ACACTTTTCATGAGGTGAAAAGGAAGCGCGATAAGAGAAATGGG AATGTGAGAGAGCATTCAGATCGTAGATGGAGGCCAGGGGCATTAGGGCGAGGAGGTGGCAGAGGTCACCAAAACTTTTCTAACCGCTACTTATCCAATG ATGTTGCTGACAGTAGAAACATTACTTCTGGTAAGGAGAATGGAGCGGAACAAGGCCCAGACAAAGACAATACATCTTTTTTACCTATTGCTACTGGCAAAGGGAACAAATCTACAACTTTCATCTCAAG TACTGTATCTGGCATCACAAACAGTCGCAACGAAACAGATATGTTGTTGTCATCTCAGGGATGTTTGTCCCAGGTATCTAGTGATAGTACCATAACCTCAAGGGAAGAATGTTCTGCTAAAACCA ATCTTGTGACTGTGCCATCACCTGTTGGCTGTAGCCCAGGTAAACTGGGTACTATCATGCATGTAATCCAGTGTGGAGAAACAGTTGTTGAAATGGTGACGAACAAGGTTGTGTGCGATGCTGTCTCACCTCTGATGGGAAAAGGGTCCAAAGAAATGAGCAGTTCATATGTAAATCGAGAGATCCAGGTTAAGTCAAAAGGATCTGAAGCAAATCAACTCACAGGTGCTTCTGAAGCTGCATTTTCATCTTCTGAAATGGGACCTACAGGAAGCAGATCATCTAATTATGGTAACCATTCCCAGCAGCCAGTTGGTTCACAGAAAG CAGTTGTTCCTAATAAGGAGTGGAAACCAAAATCAGCACACACGGATCATACCCAGGCATCTGGAATTGCTGGCAATTATGATGTACCTATGATGGGCAATGCTGTCTCTCAGTCAGTATCAGTGCCAGCCTCATGCTCTGTTGAACGGGAGGAAACTATTTCAAAGCTTGAAAAGAAGCTAGATGAAGTGCAACTCTCAGTTAGACAACATGTGATCATTCCTGATCATCTTCAAGTCACAGGCTCTGAAAGACATGGGTTGAGTTTTGGAAGCTTTGATGCCTGTTTCAACGTCGATTTTGCAAATGGCGACAAATGTGACAAGAGTGCTACACAATTATCAGGATCGCTTCAAGAGAATGAAGAAAATGTTGAGCAGCCTTCTTCATGGTCAGATATTCCATTGTGTTG TATTCATATTGCATCCTCAGCTTCTCAAGAAGACCATCCAGATCATATACAATCACCCAGACAGATGCCAGAAAATTATTCATCAAGGGAAGCTGGGATTTATGGCACATCAGCTACAAAAGAGTATGGCCAAGCCAAACAAGAACCTGTTATAGCCCCAGAAGATCCTAAAATTCCAGTTGTTCCATCTATATCCATGAATTCAACATTTGGATTGGCACCGCAAATGTTTGGAAACCAGTTTGTACCCTTCTGGAGCTCCGAGCCTGGGGCATGTGATACTAATCTGCCAAACTTTGTG AATGGGAGCTCTGTTATTTTATCTACAGCTGGGTCAACTCCTCTCGCAACTCAAGCAGTTGGTGCCATGCAGAGTTCTGGTGTTGTTTCCCAGCAACCAGTTCCCATATTTCGGCAAACTGCTGGTGTACATTTATCGCATTATCCAATTTCATATGGTCAATATTTCTCACCATTCTATGTTCCACCTCCTGCCCTTCACCCTTTTCTGAGTAGCGTTGCATTCCCTCAGCAacctcattttggcagcatgtatCCACATCCTGGAACTGCAGCAGCTGCTGCCCCTGTCAAGTTCTCCCTTTCTCAATATAAGCCTGGTACTAACATTAGTAGTTCTGCTTTTATTGGAATCCCAGCGGGTTATGGAAGTTACAACTCCACCCCAACTTGCTACACATATAGTCCTGTTGTGAGTAGTGGTAACTCAACTAGCAAGGAGGATCTCAATTCAACTCAATTCAAAGAAAATAATATCTATAGTTCTGAGCAGCAG CAGAGTGAAGGTTCAGCTGCTTGGATTCTGGCACCTGGGCAGGACAATTCCAGTCTTCAGACTGCTACTACTTTCTACGGTATGCCGCCTCATATGACATTAGCACCCACACAAACTGGCCATGGTGCCTTGGGTGGGATCTACCACCCTGCATCCGCTGCTGTTCATCCTCTTGTCCAGCAGTCTCAGGCTGCGGCTGGAGCAGTAGAAATGGTGGGCCCTGCTGCGGGTGTTTATCAACAGCCACAACATGCACAGATAAATTGGACTGGTGATTATTGA
- the LOC103981123 gene encoding GBF-interacting protein 1 isoform X3, with protein MNGGGARVSIPPSVRRTIQNIKEIAGHHTDEDIYSMLKECAMDPNETAQKLLLQDTFHEVKRKRDKRNGNVREHSDRRWRPGALGRGGGRGHQNFSNRYLSNDVADSRNITSGKENGAEQGPDKDNTSFLPIATGKGNKSTTFISSTVSGITNSRNETDMLLSSQGCLSQVSSDSTITSREECSAKTNLVTVPSPVGCSPGKLGTIMHVIQCGETVVEMVTNKVVCDAVSPLMGKGSKEMSSSYVNREIQVKSKGSEANQLTGASEAAFSSSEMGPTGSRSSNYGNHSQQPVGSQKVVPNKEWKPKSAHTDHTQASGIAGNYDVPMMGNAVSQSVSVPASCSVEREETISKLEKKLDEVQLSVRQHVIIPDHLQVTGSERHGLSFGSFDACFNVDFANGDKCDKSATQLSGSLQENEENVEQPSSWSDIPLCCIHIASSASQEDHPDHIQSPRQMPENYSSREAGIYGTSATKEYGQAKQEPVIAPEDPKIPVVPSISMNSTFGLAPQMFGNQFVPFWSSEPGACDTNLPNFVNGSSVILSTAGSTPLATQAVGAMQSSGVVSQQPVPIFRQTAGVHLSHYPISYGQYFSPFYVPPPALHPFLSSVAFPQQPHFGSMYPHPGTAAAAAPVKFSLSQYKPGTNISSSAFIGIPAGYGSYNSTPTCYTYSPVVSSGNSTSKEDLNSTQFKENNIYSSEQQQSEGSAAWILAPGQDNSSLQTATTFYGMPPHMTLAPTQTGHGALGGIYHPASAAVHPLVQQSQAAAGAVEMVGPAAGVYQQPQHAQINWTGDY; from the exons ATGAACGGCGGCGGCGCTAGGGTTTCGATCCCGCCGAGCGTGCGGCGGACGATCCAGAACATCAAGGAGATCGCCGGCCACCACACTGACGAAGATATTTACTCGATGCTAAAGGAGTGCGCCATGGATCCCAACGAGACCGCCCAGAAGCTCCTCCTCCAGG ACACTTTTCATGAGGTGAAAAGGAAGCGCGATAAGAGAAATGGG AATGTGAGAGAGCATTCAGATCGTAGATGGAGGCCAGGGGCATTAGGGCGAGGAGGTGGCAGAGGTCACCAAAACTTTTCTAACCGCTACTTATCCAATG ATGTTGCTGACAGTAGAAACATTACTTCTGGTAAGGAGAATGGAGCGGAACAAGGCCCAGACAAAGACAATACATCTTTTTTACCTATTGCTACTGGCAAAGGGAACAAATCTACAACTTTCATCTCAAG TACTGTATCTGGCATCACAAACAGTCGCAACGAAACAGATATGTTGTTGTCATCTCAGGGATGTTTGTCCCAGGTATCTAGTGATAGTACCATAACCTCAAGGGAAGAATGTTCTGCTAAAACCA ATCTTGTGACTGTGCCATCACCTGTTGGCTGTAGCCCAGGTAAACTGGGTACTATCATGCATGTAATCCAGTGTGGAGAAACAGTTGTTGAAATGGTGACGAACAAGGTTGTGTGCGATGCTGTCTCACCTCTGATGGGAAAAGGGTCCAAAGAAATGAGCAGTTCATATGTAAATCGAGAGATCCAGGTTAAGTCAAAAGGATCTGAAGCAAATCAACTCACAGGTGCTTCTGAAGCTGCATTTTCATCTTCTGAAATGGGACCTACAGGAAGCAGATCATCTAATTATGGTAACCATTCCCAGCAGCCAGTTGGTTCACAGAAAG TTGTTCCTAATAAGGAGTGGAAACCAAAATCAGCACACACGGATCATACCCAGGCATCTGGAATTGCTGGCAATTATGATGTACCTATGATGGGCAATGCTGTCTCTCAGTCAGTATCAGTGCCAGCCTCATGCTCTGTTGAACGGGAGGAAACTATTTCAAAGCTTGAAAAGAAGCTAGATGAAGTGCAACTCTCAGTTAGACAACATGTGATCATTCCTGATCATCTTCAAGTCACAGGCTCTGAAAGACATGGGTTGAGTTTTGGAAGCTTTGATGCCTGTTTCAACGTCGATTTTGCAAATGGCGACAAATGTGACAAGAGTGCTACACAATTATCAGGATCGCTTCAAGAGAATGAAGAAAATGTTGAGCAGCCTTCTTCATGGTCAGATATTCCATTGTGTTG TATTCATATTGCATCCTCAGCTTCTCAAGAAGACCATCCAGATCATATACAATCACCCAGACAGATGCCAGAAAATTATTCATCAAGGGAAGCTGGGATTTATGGCACATCAGCTACAAAAGAGTATGGCCAAGCCAAACAAGAACCTGTTATAGCCCCAGAAGATCCTAAAATTCCAGTTGTTCCATCTATATCCATGAATTCAACATTTGGATTGGCACCGCAAATGTTTGGAAACCAGTTTGTACCCTTCTGGAGCTCCGAGCCTGGGGCATGTGATACTAATCTGCCAAACTTTGTG AATGGGAGCTCTGTTATTTTATCTACAGCTGGGTCAACTCCTCTCGCAACTCAAGCAGTTGGTGCCATGCAGAGTTCTGGTGTTGTTTCCCAGCAACCAGTTCCCATATTTCGGCAAACTGCTGGTGTACATTTATCGCATTATCCAATTTCATATGGTCAATATTTCTCACCATTCTATGTTCCACCTCCTGCCCTTCACCCTTTTCTGAGTAGCGTTGCATTCCCTCAGCAacctcattttggcagcatgtatCCACATCCTGGAACTGCAGCAGCTGCTGCCCCTGTCAAGTTCTCCCTTTCTCAATATAAGCCTGGTACTAACATTAGTAGTTCTGCTTTTATTGGAATCCCAGCGGGTTATGGAAGTTACAACTCCACCCCAACTTGCTACACATATAGTCCTGTTGTGAGTAGTGGTAACTCAACTAGCAAGGAGGATCTCAATTCAACTCAATTCAAAGAAAATAATATCTATAGTTCTGAGCAGCAG CAGAGTGAAGGTTCAGCTGCTTGGATTCTGGCACCTGGGCAGGACAATTCCAGTCTTCAGACTGCTACTACTTTCTACGGTATGCCGCCTCATATGACATTAGCACCCACACAAACTGGCCATGGTGCCTTGGGTGGGATCTACCACCCTGCATCCGCTGCTGTTCATCCTCTTGTCCAGCAGTCTCAGGCTGCGGCTGGAGCAGTAGAAATGGTGGGCCCTGCTGCGGGTGTTTATCAACAGCCACAACATGCACAGATAAATTGGACTGGTGATTATTGA
- the LOC103981123 gene encoding GBF-interacting protein 1 isoform X5 → MNGGGARVSIPPSVRRTIQNIKEIAGHHTDEDIYSMLKECAMDPNETAQKLLLQDTFHEVKRKRDKRNGNVREHSDRRWRPGALGRGGGRGHQNFSNRYLSNDVADSRNITSGKENGAEQGPDKDNTSFLPIATGKGNKSTTFISSTVSGITNSRNETDMLLSSQGCLSQVSSDSTITSREECSAKTNLVTVPSPVGCSPGKLGTIMHVIQCGETVVEMVTNKVVCDAVSPLMGKGSKEMSSSYVNREIQVKSKGSEANQLTGASEAAFSSSEMGPTGSRSSNYGNHSQQPVGSQKAVVPNKEWKPKSAHTDHTQASGIAGNYDVPMMGNAVSQSVSVPASCSVEREETISKLEKKLDEVQLSVRQHVIIPDHLQVTGSERHGLSFGSFDACFNVDFANGDKCDKSATQLSGSLQENEENVEQPSSWSDIPLCCIHIASSASQEDHPDHIQSPRQMPENYSSREAGIYGTSATKEYGQAKQEPVIAPEDPKIPVVPSISMNSTFGLAPQMFGNQFVPFWSSEPGACDTNLPNFVGLFSCLPASGLLAGHSAASSPLACIWLHAGKPLEACLHTTLSSPAAGGYAIEIPFVIPSRMGALLFYLQLGQLLSQLKQLVPCRVLVLFPSNQFPYFGKLLVYIYRIIQFHMVNISHHSMFHLLPFTLF, encoded by the exons ATGAACGGCGGCGGCGCTAGGGTTTCGATCCCGCCGAGCGTGCGGCGGACGATCCAGAACATCAAGGAGATCGCCGGCCACCACACTGACGAAGATATTTACTCGATGCTAAAGGAGTGCGCCATGGATCCCAACGAGACCGCCCAGAAGCTCCTCCTCCAGG ACACTTTTCATGAGGTGAAAAGGAAGCGCGATAAGAGAAATGGG AATGTGAGAGAGCATTCAGATCGTAGATGGAGGCCAGGGGCATTAGGGCGAGGAGGTGGCAGAGGTCACCAAAACTTTTCTAACCGCTACTTATCCAATG ATGTTGCTGACAGTAGAAACATTACTTCTGGTAAGGAGAATGGAGCGGAACAAGGCCCAGACAAAGACAATACATCTTTTTTACCTATTGCTACTGGCAAAGGGAACAAATCTACAACTTTCATCTCAAG TACTGTATCTGGCATCACAAACAGTCGCAACGAAACAGATATGTTGTTGTCATCTCAGGGATGTTTGTCCCAGGTATCTAGTGATAGTACCATAACCTCAAGGGAAGAATGTTCTGCTAAAACCA ATCTTGTGACTGTGCCATCACCTGTTGGCTGTAGCCCAGGTAAACTGGGTACTATCATGCATGTAATCCAGTGTGGAGAAACAGTTGTTGAAATGGTGACGAACAAGGTTGTGTGCGATGCTGTCTCACCTCTGATGGGAAAAGGGTCCAAAGAAATGAGCAGTTCATATGTAAATCGAGAGATCCAGGTTAAGTCAAAAGGATCTGAAGCAAATCAACTCACAGGTGCTTCTGAAGCTGCATTTTCATCTTCTGAAATGGGACCTACAGGAAGCAGATCATCTAATTATGGTAACCATTCCCAGCAGCCAGTTGGTTCACAGAAAG CAGTTGTTCCTAATAAGGAGTGGAAACCAAAATCAGCACACACGGATCATACCCAGGCATCTGGAATTGCTGGCAATTATGATGTACCTATGATGGGCAATGCTGTCTCTCAGTCAGTATCAGTGCCAGCCTCATGCTCTGTTGAACGGGAGGAAACTATTTCAAAGCTTGAAAAGAAGCTAGATGAAGTGCAACTCTCAGTTAGACAACATGTGATCATTCCTGATCATCTTCAAGTCACAGGCTCTGAAAGACATGGGTTGAGTTTTGGAAGCTTTGATGCCTGTTTCAACGTCGATTTTGCAAATGGCGACAAATGTGACAAGAGTGCTACACAATTATCAGGATCGCTTCAAGAGAATGAAGAAAATGTTGAGCAGCCTTCTTCATGGTCAGATATTCCATTGTGTTG TATTCATATTGCATCCTCAGCTTCTCAAGAAGACCATCCAGATCATATACAATCACCCAGACAGATGCCAGAAAATTATTCATCAAGGGAAGCTGGGATTTATGGCACATCAGCTACAAAAGAGTATGGCCAAGCCAAACAAGAACCTGTTATAGCCCCAGAAGATCCTAAAATTCCAGTTGTTCCATCTATATCCATGAATTCAACATTTGGATTGGCACCGCAAATGTTTGGAAACCAGTTTGTACCCTTCTGGAGCTCCGAGCCTGGGGCATGTGATACTAATCTGCCAAACTTTGTG GGGCTGTTTAGTTGCTTGCCTGCAAGTGGACTGCTTGCTGGTCATTCTGCAGCAAGTAGTCCACTTGCATGCATTTGGTTGCATGCAGGTAAACCACTTGAAGCTTGTCTACACACAACTTTGTCCTCTCCAGCTGCAGGTGGATATGCAATTGAAATTCCATTTGTCATACCTTCTAG AATGGGAGCTCTGTTATTTTATCTACAGCTGGGTCAACTCCTCTCGCAACTCAAGCAGTTGGTGCCATGCAGAGTTCTGGTGTTGTTTCCCAGCAACCAGTTCCCATATTTCGGCAAACTGCTGGTGTACATTTATCGCATTATCCAATTTCATATGGTCAATATTTCTCACCATTCTATGTTCCACCTCCTGCCCTTCACCCTTTTCTGA